A single window of Aspergillus puulaauensis MK2 DNA, chromosome 5, nearly complete sequence DNA harbors:
- a CDS encoding sugar porter family MFS transporter (COG:G;~EggNog:ENOG410Q2RQ;~InterPro:IPR005829,IPR005828,IPR003663,IPR036259, IPR020846;~PFAM:PF00083,PF07690;~TransMembrane:12 (i7-25o64-83i90-109o115-138i150-173o185-204i275-294o314-332i339-362o368-389i410-432o444-463i);~go_component: GO:0016020 - membrane [Evidence IEA];~go_component: GO:0016021 - integral component of membrane [Evidence IEA];~go_function: GO:0022857 - transmembrane transporter activity [Evidence IEA];~go_process: GO:0055085 - transmembrane transport [Evidence IEA]) has product MDLFKNSRVYVLATVAYTGSFLFGYDTGVMGSVLELDSFKADFGLLSGSPGFSSSKNAQVSSNVVSLLTAGCFFGAILGSFVNEKFGRRYSIIGFLLIFLVGAAVQTAAHSELSYIYGGRVIAGFGVGGMSSITPVFVSENCPPAIRGRIAGLFQEFLVIGVTIAYWLCYGVAETIGPTTKQWRIPIGFQLVPGGLMMIGMFFLKESPRWLAKENRLEEAIEALAYMRAEPTTSPTVQAEMAEIKAAVEHEVESTQGLTWREPFQSGNRIRFMNCFLMMFWQQWTGTNSIGYYAPQLFQTVGVSGGNTSLFTTGIYGIVKVVATGIFLVIGIDKIGRRWSLIVGAIWMCAMMFILGGVLVSYPPDPDGAGGISSASLAMIVMIYLYVIGYSASWGPIPWVYVSEIFPTRLRAYGVGCGSATQWLFNFVVTYVTPAAISNLGWRTFIMFGVFCVAMAVWVFLVVRETKGRSLEEMDVLFEKFHAFGSLRNTDIETANTSKVSFDDAGTSDHNEVQAVAIEDRAVR; this is encoded by the exons ATGGATTTATTCAAGAATTCTCGCGTGTATGTGCTCGCCACCGTGGCGTACACGGGTTCGTTCCTATTCG GATATGACACGGGTGTGATGGGTAGCGTGCTGGAACTTGATAGTTTCAAGGCCGACTTTGGACTTCTGAGTGGAAGTCCTGGTTTTTCAAGTTCCAAGAATGCGCAAGTTTCATCGAACGTCGTCTCACTTCTCACTGCCGGATGTTTCTTTGGCGCTATCCTCGGGTCCTTTGTGAACGAGAAGTTTGGCCGTCGCTATTCCATCATAGGCTTCCTGCTGATCTTCCTTGTcggtgctgctgtccagACCGCCGCTCACAGCGAGCTATCTTATATATACGGTGGACGGGTGATTGCAGGCTTCGGAGTAGGAGGCATGTCATCTATCACTCCAGTCTTCGTGTCCGAGAACTGCCCACCGGCCATTCGTGGTCGCATTGCTGGCCTATTCCAGGAGTTCCTCGTCATTGGTGTTACCATTGCATACTGGCTTTGTTATGGTGTGGCAGAAACCATAGGTCCCACAACGAAACAGTGGCGCATCCCCATTGGTTTTCAGCTTGTGCCAGGTGGTCTCATGATGATTGGCATGTTCTTTTTAAAGGAATCTCCTCGTTGGTTAGCCAAAGAAAATCGTCTCGAAGAAGCCATCGAAGCCCTTGCATATATGCGCGCCGAGCCAACTACGAGCCCCACGGTCCAGGCCGAGATGGCGGAAATCAAAGCAGCTGTTGAACACGAAGTCGAATCAACCCAGGGGCTTACGTGGCGAGAGCCATTTCAATCTGGAAACCGTATTCGCTTCATGAACTgtttcttgatgatgttctggCAGCAGTGGACGggcaccaacagcatcggATATTATGCTCCCCAGCTGTTCCAAACCGTTGGAGTATCTGGAGGTAACACGAGTTTATTCACAACGGGTATCTACGGTATTGTCAAGGTAGTGGCTACCGGaatcttcctcgtcattggTATCGACAAGATTGGGCGGCGTTGGTCTCTCATTGTTGGAGCTATTTGGATGTGCGCAATGATGTTTATCCTGGGTGGTGTTTTGGTGTCCTATCCTCCAGACCCTGACGGTGCCGGTGGTATTTCGTCTGCATCTCTCGCTATGATCGTCATGATCTATCTATACGTCATTGGCTACTCCGCGTCCTGGGGACCGATCCCATGGGTTTACGTCTCTGAAATTTTCCCAACTCGCCTTCGTGCGTACGGTGTTGGTTGCGGATCGGCAACCCAATGGCTCTTCAACTTTGTGGTGACCTATGTAACTCCCGCGGCCATCAGTAACCTTGGGTGGCGGACCTTCATCATGTTTGGTGTCTTCTGCGTTGCCATGGCCGTGTGGGTTTTCCTTGTCGTCAGGGAAACGAAGGGTCGCTCtctcgaggagatggacgTCCTCTTCGAGAAGTTCCATGCCTTTGGCAGTCTGCGTAATACTGATATTGAAACCGCGAACACATCGAAGGTTTCCTTCGATGACGCTGGTACTTCGGATCATAATGAAGTACAGGCCGTTGCAATTGAGGATCGTGCGGTGAGATAA
- a CDS encoding uncharacterized protein (COG:G;~EggNog:ENOG410PW2X;~InterPro:IPR011701,IPR036259;~PFAM:PF07690;~TransMembrane:10 (i64-85o105-125i188-211o217-236i284-309o321-342i363-384o396-417i437-455o461-485i);~go_function: GO:0022857 - transmembrane transporter activity [Evidence IEA];~go_process: GO:0055085 - transmembrane transport [Evidence IEA]), which translates to MTVDTSGRPTATHGMKSTKSEGSIHLENVLPTTASRDAPDDTRRVTDSPRDPRNWSRWKKNAQILMAAFHSMMGTFMAAGIIPAYDAFATQYNVTVPQASYLTSFQILFLGLSPLFWNPVTAVYGRYNVNLLSVLGSMICNIGGARCSTYGGQMATRVLTAFLISPPIGNGSGVVTELCEPEKRAQKLGWWTLMTTIGTPGGPFFMGFVIKHIGVQWIFWIFAIINFFQFLFYLAIGDETIYNPDNKLTSTGLFNKIIPRQISLQPLKVRDIVAPFSLAKYPRIVIVACAHSITFCYANIALIVEMPIATGEKFHFDAQQIGLQFISIIIGCVLGEQVSGPISDWFLKRVRQTRGHSCPADRLWLSYIAFATIFAGLLTWGFQLQHATTWNVTPCIGAAIASFGNQMQTTILTTFAVESKQERSSEVGVFINACRQIYGFLGPFYFPAMFATLGFDGAAGVMVAIIGGCSLCSIIAVQFVATCAIV; encoded by the exons ATGACAGTTGATACTAGCGGGAGGCCAACTGCCACTCATGGCATGAAAAGTACCAAGTCCGAGGGTTCGATTCATCTCGAGAATGTGTTGCCAACAACTGCATCCCGAGATGCACCAGACGATACAAGAAGGGTGACAGACTCACCTCGTGATCCGCGCAATTGGTCgcggtggaagaagaatgcgCAGATTTTGATGGCAGCCTTTCATTCTATGATGGGCACGTTCATGGCAGCAGGCATTATCCCAGCTTATGATGCCTTCGCAACGCAGTACAATGTAACCGTGCCCCAAGCCAGTTATCTGACCTCATTTCAG ATCCTGTTTCTCGGCCTGTCCCCCTTGTTTTGGAACCCAGTGACTGCGGTCTACGGTCGTTACAATGTCAACCTGCTATCAGTACTAGGGAGCATGATCTGCAACATTGGGGGCGCCCGATGCAGCACATATGGCGGCCAGATGGCCACCCGAGTCCTGACAGCCTTCCTGATCTCGCCTCCAATTGGGAACGGCAGTGGCGTGGTGACGGAGTTGTGCGAGCCCGAAAAACGCGCGCAGAAGCTGGGATGGTGGACGCTAATGACCACCATCGGTACCCCGGGAGGCCCATTCTTTATGGGATTTGTGATCAAACACATTGGAGTCCAGTGGATCTTCTGGATTTTTGCCATCATCAACTTTTTCCAATTTTTGTTCTATCTCGCGATCGGCGATGAAACTATCTATAACCCAGATAATAAGCTTACGAGCACCGGGCTTTTTAATAAGATCATCCCGCGACAGATCAGCTTGCAACCATTGAAAGTTCGAGACATCGTGGCGCCATTCTCTTTGGCAAAGTACCCTCGCATAGTGATTGTGGCATGTGCCCACTCCATCACCTTCTGTTACGCAAACATTGCCTTGATCGTCGAGATGCCAATCGCCACTGGCGAGAAATTCCACTTCGACGCACAGCAGATTGGTTTACAGTTCATCTCCATTATCATTGGGTGTGTCCTAGGCGAGCAAGTCAGCGGACCCATATCTGACTGGTTCTTGAAGCGTGTGCGACAGACTAGGGGGCACTCGTGCCCGGCCGACCGCTTGTGGCTGTCTTATATCGCGTTCGCCACGATCTTCGCAGGTTTGTTGACGTGGGGCTTTCAGCTGCAGCATGCAACCACATGGAATGTCACGCCATGTATTGGTGCCGCTATTGCTAGTTTTGGCAACCAAATGCAGACCACTATCCTCACCACTTTTGCGGTAGAAAGCAAACAGGAACGATCCTCCGAAGTTGgggtcttcatcaacgcctgCCGACAGATTTATGGATTC CTCGGTCCCTTCTATTTCCCTGCTATGTTCGCAACATTGGGTTTTGATGGAGCTGCCGGTGTGATGGTAGCCATTATTGGTGGATGCTCCTTGTGTTCGATTATCGCTGTTCAATTTGTGGCCACATGTGCCATTGTATAA
- a CDS encoding uncharacterized protein (COG:Q;~EggNog:ENOG410PFEK;~InterPro:IPR000627,IPR007535,IPR015889;~PFAM:PF04444,PF00775;~go_function: GO:0003824 - catalytic activity [Evidence IEA];~go_function: GO:0005506 - iron ion binding [Evidence IEA];~go_function: GO:0008199 - ferric iron binding [Evidence IEA];~go_function: GO:0016702 - oxidoreductase activity, acting on single donors with incorporation of molecular oxygen, incorporation of two atoms of oxygen [Evidence IEA];~go_function: GO:0018576 - catechol 1,2-dioxygenase activity [Evidence IEA];~go_process: GO:0006725 - cellular aromatic compound metabolic process [Evidence IEA];~go_process: GO:0009712 - catechol-containing compound metabolic process [Evidence IEA];~go_process: GO:0055114 - oxidation-reduction process [Evidence IEA]): MSQQSQINGANGAGSLNGISERTRAKWAASSPEEIAARLPPMLDLTTENITENVMQINSMCENPRMRYLITKLVKASHDYVRDVGLQFDEWEQAWQYLTRVGQISTDVRHELVLLSDILGISALVDSLSYPTVPGATESSVLGPFHDEEAHSFEYGDSITVEGTPGEPTIVRGFVRDTEGNSIPKALIDVWETDGNGVYDLEYEGSKDPNCRGKIFTDPKGHYLFKCVKPVAYPISNDGPVGELLRKLNRHWYRPAHMHFMVMHPDYTKLITALYSSDSKFVDSDTVFGVKKSLIVDYKWSEDLELAKQHNLIPMVKTIDGRESKGFWLLERDFVMVKTSTPPPRKTKDK; this comes from the exons ATGTCTCAACAATCACAGATCAACGGAGCCAACGGGGCAGGTAGCCTGAATGGCATCAGCGAGCGTACCCGTGCCAAATGGGCCGCTAGTTCCCCAGAGGAAATTGctgctcgtcttcctccaatGCTGGACTTGACCACCGAGAATATCACGGAAAATGTGATGCAAATCAATTCCATGTGTGAGAACCCGCGTATGCGGTATCTCATCACGAAGCTTGTCAAAGCCTCGCATGACTATGTGCGAGATGTCGGCTTGCAGTTTGATGAATGGGAACAGGCATGGCAATACTTGACACGT GTTGGTCAAATTTCTACCGATGTGCGCCACGAATTAGTCCTACTGTCTGATATCCTGGGTATCTCTGCTCTCGTTGACTCTCTCTCGTACCCCACGGTGCCCGGCGCGACTGAGTCATCTGTCCTGGGCCCATTCCacgatgaagaagcccattCGTTCGAGTATGGAGATTCTATCACTGTGGAAGGAACCCCTGGTGAACCGACGATCGTTCGTGGCTTTGTTCGAGACACTGAGGGCAATTCCATTCCTAAGGCGTTGATCGATGTCTGGGAGACGGATGGCAATGGTGTATACGACCTGGAATACGAGGGCAGCAAGGATCCAAATTGCCGTGGCAAGATCTTCACAGATCCTAAGGGCCATTATCTTTTCAAATGTGTCAAGCCGGTGGCATATCCGATTTCCAATGATGGACCAGTTGGAGAGCTTCTACGCAAGCTAAACCGACATTGGTACCGTCCTGCTCATATG catTTCATGGTCATGCATCCTGATTACACCAAATTGATCACGGCGCTTTACTCTAGTGATAGTAAATTTGTTGACAGTGATACCGTCTTTGGCGTTAAGAAGAGCTTGATTGTGGACTACAAATGGTCTGAGGACTTGGAGCTAGCTAAGCAGCACAACCTGATCCCTATGGTGAAGACCATTGATGGTCGCGAGTCTAAGGGGTTCTGGCTGCTGGAGCGTGACTTTGTTATGGTCAAAACGAGCACGCCCCCTCCCCGCAAGACGAAGGATAAATGA
- the ZTA1_3 gene encoding quinone oxidoreductase family protein (COG:Q;~EggNog:ENOG410PFIW;~InterPro:IPR013154,IPR013149,IPR036291,IPR011032, IPR020843,IPR002364;~PFAM:PF00107,PF08240,PF13602;~go_function: GO:0008270 - zinc ion binding [Evidence IEA];~go_function: GO:0016491 - oxidoreductase activity [Evidence IEA];~go_process: GO:0055114 - oxidation-reduction process [Evidence IEA]): MKAVVVEQTGGPEVLQSKSSYPVPIAQTGQLLVRNNISGVNYIDTYFRTGLYPSAKPEVLGREGAGIVAALGPNTSGFQVGDRVAWLGTGGYAEYTAVSAARAAKIPDGVSDEDVMASFLSGMTALSLAKETYTVQQGDWVLLHAAAGGAGFLMTQILKAIGAKVIGTAGGVEKCTLVKSLGADVVIDYRSEEGKDWVNKVKEATRGRGVDVVYDSVGRDTWEGSLEAVKRKGTIVWFGNASGPVPPLPLAKLSPKCVKVARPTLFGYIETREEFEYYTKELFSMLRSGQLKTKIHKVYLLEDIAEVHSDLEGRRTMGKALLRP, translated from the exons ATGAAAGCCGTTGTGGTCGAGCAGACCGGCGGCCCGGAGGTCCTGCAATCCAAGTCCTCCTACCCAGTCCCAATTGCACAGACGGGACAGCTGCTCGTGCGCAACAACATTTCCGGCGTGAACTACATAGACACCTACTTCCGAACAGGATTGTACCCCTCCGCCAAACCTGAGGTGCTAGGCCGAGAGGGCGCCGGTATCGTCGCAGCCCTGGGGCCCAATACCTCCGGCTTCCAGGTTGGAGATCGAGTTGCCTGGCTAGGCACTGGCGGATACGCCGAGTACACGGCTGTTTCAGCAGCTAGGGCGGCGAAGATCCCTGATGGGGTGAGCGATGAAGATGTCATGGCGTCGTTTTTAAGCGGAATGACAGCTCTCTCGTTGGCGAAGGAGACATATACTGTGCAACAGGGGGACTGGGTACTTCTTCATGCTGCCGCTGGTGGCGCGGGCTTCTTGATGACGCAGATTCTTAAAGCTATAGGCGCTAAGGTGATTGGTACCGCTGGTGGGGTAGAGAAGTGTACGCTTGTAAAGAGCTTGGGTGCTGATGTTGTGATCGACTACCGCAGCGAAGAGGGCAAGGACTGGGTTAATAAGGTCAAGGAAGCTACTAGGGGTCGGGGTGTCGATGTCGTGTATGATTCTGTCGGCAGGGATACCTGGGAGGGTAGTCTGGAGGCCGTGAAGCGTAAGGGTACCATTGTCTGGTTTGGCAATGCTAGTGGACCGGTGCCTCCACTTCCTCTTGC GAAACTCTCTCCTAAGTGTGTCAAGGTCGCCCGTCCCACTCTCTTCGGGTATATTGAGACACGCGAGGAGTTCGAGTATTACACCAAGGAGCTCTTTAGCATGCTCAGATCTGGCCAGCTCAAGACCAAGATTCACAAGGTCTATTTACTGGAGGACATTGCTGAGGTTCACAGT GATCTCGAGGGACGAAGGACAATGGGGAAGGCTCTTCTGAGGCCTTGA
- a CDS encoding cobalamin-independent methionine synthase II family protein (COG:E;~EggNog:ENOG410PGGM;~InterPro:IPR002629,IPR038071;~PFAM:PF01717;~go_function: GO:0003871 - 5-methyltetrahydropteroyltriglutamate-homocysteine S-methyltransferase activity [Evidence IEA];~go_function: GO:0008270 - zinc ion binding [Evidence IEA];~go_process: GO:0009086 - methionine biosynthetic process [Evidence IEA]), producing the protein MSSHAPSNQPFRAEHVGSFLRPDELLQVRHAWNDKKATDASLKMAEDKAVDQIVKLQQDLGFHGINDGEYRRHMFWGTFWSNLDGMTEVVGPDPEIFRSYIPDVAAFLEKNHKPGEAVICTGKIKYNPKASKAHIKQLQYLQRILPAENHNDIKLTIPAPNWYHLRYKEGQAYPKDVYPTDNEYFADVITVFQKELQVLYDHGLRNVQIDDPNICYFCNSKMVEDFDNDSLNTIKADGLFDKYIDVYNQIMEKAPKGLSVGVHLCRGNFVKSRHFTEGSYNRIAVRLLQNLKVPILYLEFDTERAGGFEPLQHLPADKHLILGVVSSKYPKLEDVNDTVARVEEAARYIANGTGRSEKEALSQLSVSPQCGFASHSSGNAVTWDDMVAKLKLVKQVAEKIWPGEL; encoded by the exons ATGTCTTCCCACGCCCCATCCAACCAGCCATTCCGTGCCGAGCATGTCGGGTCATTTCTGCGGCCTGATGAATTGTTGCAAGTTCGACATGCATGGAACGACAAGAAGGCTACCGATGCCAGCCTGAAAATGGCCGAGGATAAGGCCGTGGACCAAATTGTCAAGCTGCAGCAAGACCTAGGCTTCCATGGTATCAACGATGGGGAATATCGTCGTCATATGTTTTGGGGCACGTTTTGGTCCAATCTTGATGGCATGACAGAGGTTGTCGGGCCGGACCCAGAGATCTTTCGCTCTTACATCCCTGATGTTGCCGCTTTTTTAGAG AAAAATCATAAGCCGGGCGAGGCAGTTATCTGCACGGGCAAGATTAAGTACAACCCGAAGGCATCCAAGGCGCATATCAAGCAGTTGCAGTACCTTCAAAGGATCCTACCAGCGGAAAACCACAACGACATTAAACTCACTATTCCGGCACCGAATTGGTACCATCTGCGCTACAAGGAAGGCCAAGCCTATCCAAAGGACGTATATCCGACTGATAACGAATACTTTGCGGACGTTATCACGGTATTTCAGAAGGAATTGCAAGTCCTTTATGATCATGGCTTAAGAAACGTCCAGATTGACGACCCAAATATCTGCT ACTTCTGTAATTCGAAGATGGTTGAAGATTTTGACAATGACTCTCTGAACACGATCAAGGCGGATGGGCTCTTCGACAAATATATCGACGTCTACAACCAAATCATGGAGAAGGCTCCCAAGGGCCTATCCGTTGGCGTCCACCTCTGCCGTGGCAATTTTGTCAAGTCGCGCCATTTCACTGAAGGTTCATACAATCGGATCGCGGTCCGACTGCTCCAGAATTTAAAGGTCCCTATCCTTTATCTCGAGTTCGACACAGAGCGGGCAGGAGGGTTTGAGCCTCTACAGCACCTCCCCGCCGATAAACACCTCATCTTAGGCGTCGTTAGCAGCAAGTATCCGAAACTGGAGGATGTCAACGATACAGTAGCCAGGGTCGAAGAGGCGGCCCGGTATATTGCGAATGGTACCGGCCggagcgagaaggaggcccTCAGTCAGCTTTCTGTAAGCCCACAGTGTGGGTTCGCCAGCCATAGCAGCGGTAATGCCGTGACCTGGGATGACATGGTGGCTAAGCTGAAGCTTGTGAAGCAAGTCGCTGAGAAGATCTGGCCCGGAGAGCTTTAG